ATCAGCCCATTGGAATTGGAAAAATTTCCCTGGATGCAGGGAATCCGCTTTTTGCTTCCAGGTGAAGATGTAAAATCAATTCCGATAATTCTCATTGCTTCATTTCATCTAAAAGTCGTACTAGCGCCTTCAGCAAAGGCGCTGGGCCATGAGCGGCGTCATCCACAACGTGAAGGTGGGGAATCAGGTTTCGCAATATATCCGAGTCGAGAAAACTGTCGTTGGCGCCCAGAATTGCGATGAAATCTTGCGCCGCCTCAGGTTCGACCTTTATGGATTTTAAAAACTCAAGGCCCTTGATCAAACAATCGGGTTCAGGAATTTCTTCTATCCGGTTTTCAGGGAACGGAGCTTCGCAGGCCTTGTAAAAATCTTTCAAGGCGGATTCGCCGTTGCTGGAACGCCGTTTTAACAAATTCAGAAAATATTTTAGTTTAGATTCGTCGGTTTTGCCACCCATATAATGTTCTTTAGGGAATGCGAGTATGGGGGCCAGGGCGATTTTATGGGCATCGGCGCTTAAAAAAATCCGATGCCGTAACAACCAGAGACTGCCAAGAGAATATCCCAGATACATGTCCGTAGGCTGATTTTTGAGGCGTTGTTGTGCTTCATCTGCATTGAATGGATCGTTTGGATAAATGAGGGTGACATCGGATTCAGGAAATGCGAGTTGCACCTGCTCGCGGAACCATTCCGGCGGAAGCGCCCAGCCACAGACGGCGATGATATTTTTTAAGCTTTCCATTTGCTAAATAAATCGATCATGCGTTGTATATCGGTGTCGCTCAGTCCTGTGTGCAAGGATAGACGCAAGCGTTCGGTTCCGACAGGGACGGTTGGCGGACGCACGGCTCCGATCAAGATATTTTCTTCGAGGAAACGGCGACTCAATTCGACGGCTTTTTCGGAATCGCCGATCATGACGGGTATGATGGGCGAATCAAATGGATTGACCTCATAGCCGATCCGGGTCAATTCCTGACGCACCTCAACGGCGCGTTCGCGCAATCGTTGACGGTCTGGGCTGGCCTTTTGGATCAACTCGATTGCGGCGCTGGCGGCTCCGACCGCAAAGGGGGGGAGAAAGGTTGAGTAGATGTATTCGCCTGCATGGTTGCTCAGGTAGTCGATGACTCCCTTGCGCTGGCTCAGCACATAAGCTCCCATACTGCCGATGGCTTTGCCCAGTGTGCCGATCAGAATATCGACGCTGTCGGCGACTCCCATTTCTTCCGCCAACCCGGCGCCCTTAGCGCCGTAGACGCCGGTTCCGTGCGCTTCGTCGAGTATCCAGATAAAGCCGTATTCTTTCCTCAGTTGGGCCAATCGTTTCAGGTCAGGATAATCGCCGTCCATGCTGAAAACGCTTTCGCTGACAACGAAGAGGGTCTGGTAATCCCCGGCGGCTTTCTTCAATTCATTTTCCAGAGCGTCGAGTTTGAGGTGTTCGTAACGCTTGAATCGCGTCTGCGATCGGTCCAGCGCCTGGATCATGGAATGGTGAATGAGTCGGTCGCAGAGGATCAGGTCA
This window of the Candidatus Nitrohelix vancouverensis genome carries:
- a CDS encoding 8-amino-7-oxononanoate synthase yields the protein MNSQEIFYKRLEEALNERRDQNRFRSTQTRPSGVLDLCANDYLGMRRHPLVYEKGLAAAQTYGAGSGASPLLGGFHPCHEALLEQLKVWKQKPHGMLFNTGFMANQALLKRLPGPDDLILCDRLIHHSMIQALDRSQTRFKRYEHLKLDALENELKKAAGDYQTLFVVSESVFSMDGDYPDLKRLAQLRKEYGFIWILDEAHGTGVYGAKGAGLAEEMGVADSVDILIGTLGKAIGSMGAYVLSQRKGVIDYLSNHAGEYIYSTFLPPFAVGAASAAIELIQKASPDRQRLRERAVEVRQELTRIGYEVNPFDSPIIPVMIGDSEKAVELSRRFLEENILIGAVRPPTVPVGTERLRLSLHTGLSDTDIQRMIDLFSKWKA